The Candidatus Omnitrophota bacterium genome has a segment encoding these proteins:
- the lysS gene encoding lysine--tRNA ligase, protein MEPHSTENELMKQRKAKLEDIAGRGIYAYGGRFETSSSVKALKDDFSEGAKVALAGRIMAAREHGKSVFYDLKDGSGKIQAYVREEAIGADTFQFLKNIDIGDFIGVKGETFKTRTGEPTVKVTELRILAKSLRPLPEKWHGLKDIETRYRQRYVDLVMNDEVRNVFIARSRIVSEIRSFLDRRGFLEVETPMMQPMPGGAAGKPFKTHHEALDVDLYLRIAPELYLKRLLVGGLDRVYEINRNFRNEGISVRHNPEFTMLEVYEAYSDCAGMMKLTEEMITHLARTVTGKTEFEYQGKKVDLSRWERVSFAELMKEQFGITPDERPDEWVKKLKKKGVEIEGREISRTQLINIVGELIEPKAGDHPVFVIDLFKELCPLAKTKPDDPLLTDRFELYMGGMEIANAYSELNDPIEQKKRFEDELGPGKAEPRTPNSQLRTIDHDFVRALEYGMPPAGGLGIGIDRLVMILTNSASIRDVVLFPQLKPESGS, encoded by the coding sequence ATGGAACCGCATAGCACAGAGAACGAATTGATGAAGCAGCGCAAGGCGAAGCTTGAAGATATCGCCGGCCGTGGGATATATGCCTACGGCGGGAGATTCGAGACCTCCTCGTCGGTAAAGGCATTGAAAGACGATTTCTCCGAAGGGGCAAAAGTGGCGCTGGCAGGCCGCATCATGGCCGCGCGGGAACACGGCAAGAGCGTGTTCTATGACCTGAAGGACGGGAGCGGTAAGATACAGGCGTATGTGCGGGAAGAGGCGATAGGCGCGGACACCTTCCAGTTCCTCAAAAATATAGATATAGGCGACTTCATAGGGGTCAAGGGCGAGACGTTCAAGACGAGGACCGGCGAACCTACGGTGAAGGTTACTGAGCTCCGTATCCTCGCGAAGTCCCTGCGGCCGCTGCCGGAGAAATGGCACGGCCTGAAGGATATCGAGACGAGATACCGGCAGCGGTATGTCGACCTCGTGATGAACGATGAGGTCAGGAACGTCTTCATCGCGCGCTCGAGGATAGTGTCGGAGATACGGTCCTTCCTTGACCGGCGCGGTTTCCTGGAAGTGGAGACGCCCATGATGCAGCCGATGCCGGGCGGGGCCGCGGGAAAGCCGTTCAAGACGCACCATGAGGCGCTCGACGTGGACCTCTATCTCAGGATCGCGCCGGAGCTATATCTAAAGCGGCTCCTGGTAGGCGGCCTGGATAGGGTATACGAGATAAACAGGAATTTCAGGAACGAGGGCATCTCCGTCCGGCACAACCCGGAATTTACGATGCTAGAGGTGTATGAGGCCTATTCGGATTGCGCCGGCATGATGAAATTGACCGAAGAGATGATCACGCACCTGGCGCGGACGGTCACGGGGAAGACCGAGTTCGAATACCAGGGTAAGAAGGTAGACCTCTCCAGGTGGGAGCGCGTTTCGTTCGCCGAACTCATGAAAGAGCAGTTCGGCATAACGCCTGACGAGAGGCCGGATGAGTGGGTGAAGAAGCTGAAGAAGAAAGGCGTGGAGATAGAAGGCAGGGAGATATCGCGCACCCAGCTCATAAATATCGTCGGGGAGCTGATCGAACCTAAGGCGGGAGACCATCCGGTATTCGTCATAGACCTTTTCAAGGAACTCTGCCCGCTGGCCAAGACCAAGCCGGACGACCCGCTCCTTACCGACAGGTTCGAGCTCTATATGGGCGGCATGGAGATAGCCAACGCCTATTCCGAGCTGAACGATCCGATCGAACAGAAGAAGCGTTTCGAGGACGAGCTCGGGCCCGGCAAGGCCGAACCCCGAACTCCCAACTCCCAACTCCGAACTATCGATCACGACTTCGTGCGGGCCCTCGAGTACGGCATGCCGCCGGCCGGCGGGCTCGGTATCGGCATCGACCGCCTCGTCATGATACTTACAAATTCGGCTTCCATACGGGACGTCGTCCTTTTTCCACAATTAAAACCAGAGTCGGGCTCTTAG
- a CDS encoding PAS domain S-box protein: MEDNTREELMKELAELRQHIAGLERNETEHRKVEEALRISEANYRAIFDAANDAIFVHDIETGEIVDANRKVAEMYCYSPDEIKALDVGRISSGEPPYSQGDAIKWISKASRGEPQLFEWLAKDKAGRLFWVEVNLKSAVIGGRYRILAVVRDITERKRAEERLEKINNVFLNFSVDPTDNINRLTSICGELLNADCALYNHLEGDMLSSCGQWHVPPDFRSKDKADGHICYDIIRQGSGEVAIIRNLHETAYNKTDPNIARYGLKTYMGCGVKFGSNYIGSLCVLYKYDFNPTEDDKNILKLIAAAIGVEEERKDAEEVLQLAQFSIERAGDSIFWIGPDADILYVNDMACRSLGYSREELLLMKVSDINPNFPPEAWPKHWKELKERKTFNFESRQRRKDGTTFPVEITVNYLEFQGDEYNFAFSRDITERKRSEENLLKRDYQLEVLSRTSQHINTVLDVQVIMRTLVAAAMELVSGTAGAGGLLKDGKMVFTEYNTGGKPQSVDYVFEAGHGVPGWVANTMKPYICNDAEHDAQVPAEIQKKFGLYNLVSVPIINGKGELLGCFEIYNKEDKQAFDAQDVFMMQGLAASSAVAIENAKMLVGQKKIEEALRESEAQYRTMTDSMADFIHVVDKDLRILVFNRAFKRWNKELGLETSVIGRGLFEIYPFLSDNVRDEYRKVFETGKMLVTEELNKVTGKDIITETRKIPIFEGDSVVRVVTVIRDITDNRMAEKEKEILSEAILKSSKRLKQLALKDPQTGLYNHRYISEVIESEFYRARKYVHPLSVVMIDIDYFKSINDMYGHNFGDMVLVQLARQIKKMVRRYDVVVRYGGEEFLIMSPGTDRSKAIVLAQRLIDELSIFSFGNNKHTVKLKLSIAVASYPEDNTVKGVDLINIADFILDKAKEDGGNRVYSSLEVEERKNHMPEETADVKSLKKKLERLTKSGKQSLIESISAFAKTIELKDHYTGEHTEKTVYYATEIAKAIHIPKEEIEPIRQASILHDLGKIGISEKILLKKAKLTKKELEMIRKHPQIGVDILRPIHFMHDIIPLILYHHERWDGKGYPAGLKGEEIPIGARIIAIADVYQALTSDRPYRKAFPEAKALKMIKDGSGTQFDPDIVKAFLKILKYKK, from the coding sequence ATGGAAGATAATACGAGAGAAGAGCTCATGAAGGAACTCGCCGAACTGCGGCAGCACATAGCCGGCCTGGAGAGGAACGAGACCGAGCACCGCAAGGTGGAGGAGGCCTTAAGGATATCCGAGGCCAACTACCGCGCCATCTTCGACGCGGCCAATGACGCCATCTTCGTCCACGATATCGAGACCGGGGAGATAGTGGACGCCAACCGCAAGGTGGCGGAGATGTACTGCTATTCCCCCGACGAGATAAAGGCGCTGGATGTCGGCAGAATAAGCTCCGGAGAGCCGCCGTACAGCCAGGGAGATGCCATAAAGTGGATCAGCAAGGCGTCGCGCGGCGAACCGCAGCTCTTCGAATGGCTGGCGAAGGACAAGGCGGGGCGGTTATTCTGGGTGGAGGTGAACCTCAAGAGTGCGGTCATAGGCGGACGTTACCGTATACTGGCCGTGGTGCGCGACATCACAGAGCGTAAGCGGGCGGAAGAGCGCCTTGAGAAGATAAACAACGTCTTCCTTAACTTCTCGGTCGACCCCACTGATAACATAAACCGGCTCACCAGCATATGCGGCGAGCTCCTGAACGCGGATTGCGCGCTCTACAACCATCTCGAGGGGGATATGCTGTCATCGTGCGGCCAGTGGCATGTCCCGCCCGATTTCAGATCGAAGGATAAGGCGGACGGCCACATCTGTTATGATATCATACGGCAGGGAAGCGGCGAGGTCGCGATAATAAGGAACCTCCACGAGACCGCTTATAATAAGACCGACCCGAATATCGCGAGATATGGGCTTAAGACGTATATGGGCTGCGGCGTCAAATTCGGCAGCAATTACATCGGCTCGCTCTGCGTCCTCTATAAGTACGATTTTAACCCTACGGAAGACGACAAGAATATCCTGAAACTTATAGCGGCGGCCATAGGCGTCGAAGAGGAGCGTAAGGATGCCGAAGAGGTCCTTCAGCTCGCGCAGTTTTCGATAGAAAGGGCGGGCGATTCCATATTCTGGATAGGGCCCGACGCGGATATCCTTTATGTGAATGACATGGCGTGCCGCTCTCTCGGGTACTCGCGCGAGGAGCTTCTCCTGATGAAGGTGAGCGATATCAACCCGAACTTCCCGCCCGAGGCCTGGCCCAAGCACTGGAAGGAGCTCAAGGAGAGGAAGACGTTCAATTTCGAGAGCAGGCAGCGGCGGAAGGACGGAACCACGTTTCCCGTCGAGATAACCGTGAATTATCTCGAATTCCAGGGGGATGAATATAACTTCGCTTTCTCGCGCGATATAACGGAACGGAAGAGGTCCGAAGAGAACCTGCTGAAGCGCGATTACCAGCTGGAGGTCCTATCCCGCACCAGCCAGCATATCAATACGGTCCTCGACGTCCAGGTGATCATGAGGACCCTCGTAGCCGCCGCTATGGAACTTGTGAGCGGGACGGCCGGCGCCGGAGGGCTTTTGAAAGACGGCAAGATGGTATTCACGGAATATAATACCGGCGGGAAGCCGCAATCGGTCGATTACGTATTTGAGGCGGGGCACGGCGTCCCGGGATGGGTCGCGAACACCATGAAGCCTTATATATGCAACGATGCGGAGCATGACGCCCAGGTGCCCGCGGAGATACAGAAGAAGTTCGGCCTCTACAACCTTGTGAGCGTCCCCATTATAAACGGTAAAGGGGAGCTCCTGGGCTGTTTCGAGATATATAACAAGGAGGATAAGCAGGCGTTCGATGCCCAGGACGTCTTCATGATGCAGGGGCTGGCGGCCAGCTCGGCCGTCGCCATAGAGAACGCCAAGATGCTCGTCGGGCAGAAGAAGATCGAGGAGGCGTTACGCGAGAGCGAGGCGCAGTACAGGACGATGACCGACTCTATGGCCGACTTCATCCATGTAGTCGACAAAGACCTGCGCATACTCGTATTCAACAGGGCGTTCAAGAGGTGGAACAAGGAACTGGGGCTCGAGACGTCCGTGATAGGCAGGGGCCTCTTCGAGATCTATCCCTTTCTCTCCGATAACGTGCGCGATGAATACCGCAAGGTCTTCGAGACCGGGAAGATGCTCGTCACGGAAGAATTGAACAAGGTGACGGGGAAGGACATCATCACGGAGACCCGGAAGATACCGATATTCGAAGGCGATAGTGTAGTGAGGGTGGTCACCGTCATCCGCGATATCACGGATAACAGGATGGCCGAAAAGGAGAAGGAGATACTGAGCGAAGCGATACTGAAATCGAGCAAGCGGCTTAAGCAGCTTGCCCTTAAAGATCCCCAGACGGGCCTCTACAACCACCGTTATATAAGCGAGGTCATAGAGTCGGAATTTTACCGCGCGAGGAAATATGTCCATCCTCTCTCGGTAGTCATGATAGATATAGATTACTTCAAATCGATAAATGACATGTACGGCCATAATTTCGGGGACATGGTGCTGGTGCAGCTGGCCAGGCAGATCAAAAAGATGGTGCGCCGGTATGATGTTGTAGTCAGGTATGGCGGCGAGGAATTCCTTATCATGTCTCCCGGGACCGACAGGTCGAAGGCGATCGTCCTTGCGCAGAGGCTCATAGACGAGCTCAGCATATTCTCTTTCGGCAACAATAAGCATACCGTGAAGCTGAAATTGAGCATAGCCGTAGCGTCGTATCCGGAGGACAACACGGTCAAGGGCGTAGACCTCATAAATATAGCCGATTTCATCCTCGACAAGGCGAAGGAAGACGGGGGTAACCGCGTCTACTCATCGCTCGAGGTGGAGGAACGCAAGAACCATATGCCCGAAGAGACGGCAGATGTGAAGTCGCTCAAGAAGAAGCTGGAAAGACTGACAAAGAGCGGGAAACAGAGCCTCATAGAATCGATCTCCGCCTTCGCAAAGACGATAGAGCTGAAAGACCACTACACGGGAGAGCACACCGAAAAGACCGTCTATTACGCTACGGAGATAGCAAAGGCGATACATATCCCTAAAGAAGAGATAGAGCCGATACGCCAGGCCTCGATCCTGCACGACCTGGGGAAGATAGGTATAAGCGAAAAGATTCTGCTTAAGAAGGCGAAGCTTACGAAGAAAGAGCTGGAGATGATAAGGAAACATCCGCAGATCGGCGTGGACATACTGCGGCCGATCCACTTTATGCACGATATCATACCGCTGATACTCTACCACCATGAGCGCTGGGACGGGAAGGGGTATCCCGCAGGCCTTAAGGGAGAGGAGATACCGATAGGCGCGCGCATAATCGCGATAGCCGACGTCTACCAGGCGCTCACATCCGACCGCCCTTACCGGAAAGCGTTCCCCGAGGCAAAGGCCCTCAAGATGATAAAGGACGGTTCCGGCACACAGTTCGACCCGGATATAGTGAAGGCATTCCTGAAGATATTGAAATATAAGAAGTGA
- a CDS encoding PilZ domain-containing protein has protein sequence MIRRIKSKKLSEILIENKLITPAILEDAVEHQRKFGGNITQYLISYNYVSEEDIVKSVSNQLGVPYLPLQFYKIPKGVIKMVPVDIALKHWLMPVDMIKNIITVVMLDPLDDEAIKEVEKVTGCDVQAFVGRISDIVRAIEQYYDIFVDDRKLKAPAEVPFFIDTKIPKGFDLRRSIRIKARIDVHFPFQELYKKSTTKNISRHGFLFESDSILPVGSYIILEIDIPQEFSASPLAAVVQVVRISPLGNNRFDIGVSLIKMAREDIDTLIRYANSKV, from the coding sequence ATGATAAGACGTATAAAAAGCAAGAAGCTGAGCGAAATCCTTATTGAGAATAAGCTTATCACCCCGGCCATACTTGAGGACGCCGTTGAACACCAGCGGAAGTTCGGCGGGAACATCACGCAATACCTGATCAGCTATAACTATGTAAGCGAAGAGGATATAGTCAAGAGCGTCTCCAACCAGTTGGGTGTCCCATACCTTCCTCTGCAGTTCTATAAGATACCGAAAGGTGTCATCAAGATGGTGCCGGTCGACATCGCCCTTAAGCACTGGCTCATGCCGGTCGACATGATAAAGAATATCATCACCGTTGTCATGCTCGACCCGCTCGATGATGAGGCCATAAAGGAGGTCGAGAAGGTGACCGGCTGCGACGTCCAGGCCTTCGTCGGCCGCATCTCGGATATCGTCCGGGCCATAGAGCAATATTACGATATCTTCGTGGATGACAGGAAGCTCAAGGCGCCGGCAGAGGTGCCTTTCTTCATAGATACCAAGATCCCCAAGGGGTTCGACCTGAGAAGATCGATAAGGATAAAGGCAAGGATCGATGTCCATTTCCCGTTCCAGGAGCTATATAAAAAATCGACGACGAAGAATATCAGCAGGCATGGTTTCCTCTTCGAGTCGGACAGCATACTGCCGGTCGGGTCATATATCATACTGGAGATAGATATACCGCAGGAATTCTCCGCCTCGCCGCTTGCCGCCGTCGTGCAAGTCGTGCGGATCTCTCCGCTCGGGAACAACAGGTTCGACATAGGCGTGTCGCTTATCAAGATGGCGCGGGAGGATATAGATACGCTCATAAGGTATGCCAACAGCAAAGTTTAA
- a CDS encoding GDSL-type esterase/lipase family protein, with translation MEKEEKAVYSGMRFVSAILLVMALILSLYLLSIFIFRYDVDDTRIVRTQEAILRFLAAATAFFVAAYIGKRIGLSGFLAARPRAGNIALGIVSLWLFLFIVNNFLSMKYHAGPEEGTKTVFMKDERLGWRMRPGTDEKWDGVRYQVSSKGLRSPYGGYEKPEGTVRILQLGDSVTVGYRLPYEGTTACLLEELFRKGASARKVEVINAGCDGYSPWQEYELLRTEGMKYEPDLVTVGFVPNDVTEQFGLKKFGGRGIGFQLSHTKDYGDVSVLSSLRYSISRMPFYLFLEERLLKLRFGKDVKEGAKKLEELQVEDLVYRHGSPEVLRAWEKTLSDLKKITDHCSENGVEVLILIFPYTFQLDLPPQEAYPQSVLKDFCERNGVRYIDLLPLFSDEMKRSGRDATYYFIDFDHPTVEGNKFIALTLYNYLAQHNILKNQE, from the coding sequence ATGGAAAAAGAAGAGAAAGCGGTATATTCAGGTATGCGGTTCGTCAGCGCCATACTTCTCGTCATGGCGCTGATCCTCTCTCTTTATCTCCTGTCCATCTTCATATTCCGGTACGACGTGGATGATACCAGGATAGTGCGCACGCAGGAAGCGATATTGAGGTTCCTTGCCGCGGCCACGGCGTTCTTCGTGGCGGCGTATATAGGGAAACGGATAGGACTCTCAGGGTTCCTCGCGGCGCGACCCCGCGCCGGGAATATCGCGCTCGGGATCGTCTCATTATGGCTATTCTTATTCATAGTGAATAATTTTCTCAGTATGAAGTACCATGCCGGTCCGGAGGAAGGGACGAAGACCGTATTCATGAAGGATGAGCGCCTCGGGTGGCGGATGAGGCCGGGCACCGATGAGAAGTGGGACGGCGTGCGGTATCAGGTCAGCTCAAAAGGGCTCCGTTCGCCGTATGGCGGTTATGAGAAGCCGGAAGGCACCGTCAGGATACTCCAGCTCGGCGACTCCGTCACCGTCGGGTACAGGTTACCTTACGAGGGGACGACGGCCTGTCTCCTGGAGGAACTCTTCAGGAAGGGTGCCTCCGCCCGCAAGGTCGAGGTCATAAACGCCGGATGCGACGGCTATTCGCCGTGGCAGGAGTACGAGCTGCTGCGGACGGAGGGCATGAAGTATGAACCGGACCTCGTCACCGTCGGGTTCGTGCCGAATGACGTGACGGAACAGTTCGGTCTGAAGAAGTTCGGCGGCCGCGGCATAGGGTTCCAGCTTTCGCATACGAAGGATTACGGCGACGTTTCGGTATTGTCGTCCCTCCGCTATTCCATATCGCGTATGCCGTTCTATCTCTTCCTGGAAGAGAGGCTGCTCAAGCTGAGATTCGGTAAAGACGTGAAAGAGGGCGCAAAGAAGCTGGAAGAGCTTCAGGTGGAGGACCTGGTCTACCGCCATGGCTCGCCGGAAGTCCTGCGCGCATGGGAGAAGACGCTCTCAGATCTTAAGAAGATAACGGACCACTGTTCGGAGAACGGGGTGGAGGTGTTGATATTGATATTCCCGTACACGTTCCAGCTCGATCTTCCTCCGCAGGAGGCATATCCGCAGTCCGTATTGAAAGATTTCTGCGAAAGGAACGGGGTGCGCTACATAGACCTTCTGCCGCTATTTTCGGATGAGATGAAGAGAAGCGGGAGGGATGCCACATATTATTTCATCGACTTCGACCACCCGACAGTCGAAGGGAATAAGTTCATCGCGCTTACCTTATATAATTATCTCGCCCAACATAACATATTGAAAAATCAGGAATAA
- a CDS encoding type II toxin-antitoxin system RelE/ParE family toxin, with the protein MKVYTIVIAPTARKQIDALPPHIKQRIGNSLQVVVRDPFIGKALKADLEGLYSYRVGDYRIIYAIVRHMLMVQVVKVMHRREVYR; encoded by the coding sequence ATGAAGGTTTATACCATTGTCATAGCTCCTACGGCCAGGAAGCAGATAGACGCTCTTCCACCGCATATCAAACAGCGTATAGGGAATTCCCTCCAAGTCGTAGTGCGTGATCCTTTTATCGGAAAGGCGTTAAAGGCGGACCTGGAGGGGTTATATTCGTACCGGGTCGGTGATTACAGGATAATTTACGCCATCGTCAGGCATATGCTGATGGTCCAGGTGGTAAAAGTCATGCACCGCCGCGAGGTCTACAGGTGA
- a CDS encoding type II toxin-antitoxin system Phd/YefM family antitoxin — MVKNISVRKLRANLGNVLNDVRTRLDRYVISNRGEPEAVLMCVDDYEGWLETLELVSSKDVMNDIRKARKELSEGRSYGFREVFGDKKASKKPRR; from the coding sequence ATGGTAAAGAATATATCGGTGAGGAAATTGCGGGCGAACCTGGGGAACGTGCTAAATGATGTCAGGACGCGGCTCGACAGGTATGTGATATCGAACAGGGGCGAGCCGGAGGCGGTCCTAATGTGCGTAGACGATTATGAAGGGTGGCTTGAGACGCTTGAACTGGTAAGCAGTAAGGATGTTATGAATGATATCAGGAAGGCCAGGAAGGAGCTTTCCGAAGGGAGGTCTTACGGCTTCCGGGAGGTCTTTGGCGATAAGAAGGCCTCTAAAAAGCCACGGCGATGA
- a CDS encoding SGNH/GDSL hydrolase family protein produces the protein MSAKKFLEKVAALAISIVIFFTLGELITRLYLRNHVVYDIEMTKYGLAAKMDVDDPAISHMHKPNVDIHLMNVNVHINSDGFRDEERTLAKGRKYRIIFLGDSITFGWGVGREDAFPYILEKELNKISPTEILNFGTGNYNTEQEVGIFLKKGLKYDPDKVVIFYFINDAELTPKKSKLWFLGHSRMVSFYWSKFQSIRSRLSPSKGYKEYYSNLYTDKNPGWQNTKKSFLQIKNVCDEKKIAFQVVILPELHDLSHYPFKKEQDVVEAFLKENNIEYLDLTQYFEGYKRSEELWVSNDDAHPNTLAHRLIAKYIYDFIRNDLTPSPEGTE, from the coding sequence ATGAGCGCAAAAAAATTTTTAGAAAAGGTTGCAGCACTAGCTATTTCTATAGTCATATTTTTCACCTTAGGTGAGTTAATCACACGGCTGTATCTCCGAAATCATGTGGTATATGATATAGAAATGACAAAATATGGGCTGGCTGCGAAAATGGACGTTGACGATCCGGCGATTTCCCATATGCATAAACCAAACGTTGATATACATTTAATGAACGTAAATGTGCATATTAATTCTGATGGGTTTCGCGACGAAGAGCGTACTTTAGCAAAAGGCAGAAAATACAGAATAATTTTTCTCGGGGATTCGATCACATTTGGATGGGGAGTGGGGAGAGAGGATGCTTTCCCATACATATTGGAGAAGGAATTAAACAAAATATCGCCTACAGAAATACTTAACTTCGGAACAGGGAATTATAATACGGAACAAGAGGTCGGGATTTTTTTAAAAAAGGGCCTGAAGTATGATCCGGACAAAGTGGTCATCTTTTATTTTATAAACGATGCCGAACTTACTCCAAAAAAATCAAAGCTGTGGTTCCTTGGCCATTCCAGAATGGTCAGTTTTTATTGGTCCAAATTTCAGTCGATACGGAGTCGTCTATCCCCCTCAAAGGGCTATAAGGAATATTATTCGAATCTTTATACAGATAAAAATCCCGGATGGCAAAATACAAAAAAATCTTTTTTACAGATTAAAAACGTATGTGATGAAAAAAAGATCGCCTTTCAAGTCGTGATATTGCCGGAGCTTCATGACCTGTCCCATTACCCATTTAAGAAAGAACAGGATGTAGTCGAAGCATTTTTGAAAGAGAACAACATAGAATATCTCGATCTTACACAGTATTTTGAAGGTTACAAGAGAAGTGAAGAATTGTGGGTTTCGAACGATGATGCGCATCCGAATACGCTTGCGCATCGATTGATCGCGAAATACATATATGATTTCATACGGAATGATCTAACGCCGTCTCCCGAGGGAACAGAATGA
- a CDS encoding sialidase family protein: protein MKKNRFMLLTFLIVVISSFFLLNVFYVFGEVVFLPSVKVNDADSVVEMATETSLVIDGDGNIYIAWIDIRNAYTVLYVAKSIDGGRSFGKSVRVSDPKIFAYSPSLAVDSVGNIYAAWISSKDDISNVYFAKSIDGGLSFGTAIRVDDGDVVLLYMNGVSIAVSGDGNIYIAWTSKQNGKYGVYLSRSNDGGMSFQKSTRINDDTLFTDCHAFNPSVAVDRNGIIYVAWRYCHADTEGIYFSKSIDSGVSFGTNIRVTDTDETTMVLTPSLCVDALGKIYIGWTDVRGYDYNLYFSRSINGGISFEKNIRINNVGECAFCIPSLALDNDSNVYMAWEKGSSTKELYLSKSTDCGISFGSPVRAKDGDSYHGEPSLAISQNNDINISWNEYRNGKNGIYFDKGVDNLNSPIIISNVDSGNLDDLIIDFGSSYGIWIYYNDSTWSQLSSISPQAMVRGNIDGTGSDDLVIDFGPQYGIWSYSDGSTWTYISDVNCDSMVTGDIDGDDEDEVIIDFGAQYGIWSYKDGNIWNKVSDLTSRSMAAGDIDGDGKEDIFIGFDSQYGLWVYRDGGMLDKISDVSPEAMAIGETDSDGKDELIIDFGVPYGLWIYEDFSVWTNISNVSPVSLATGDIDGNGKDDIAINFGSQYCLWVYYDTGAWAQISSINPDYVSAGYLNGNGQADLIIDFGPQYGVWIYYDNGTWAQLNTVSP, encoded by the coding sequence ATGAAAAAAAATAGATTTATGCTGTTGACATTTTTGATAGTAGTGATCAGTAGCTTTTTTTTGTTAAATGTTTTTTATGTATTTGGTGAAGTGGTATTTTTACCAAGCGTAAAAGTAAATGATGCTGATTCAGTGGTCGAAATGGCCACCGAAACATCATTAGTTATTGACGGGGATGGAAATATTTATATAGCATGGATTGATATACGGAACGCATATACGGTATTATATGTAGCAAAAAGTATAGACGGAGGGCGGTCGTTTGGCAAAAGCGTTAGAGTCTCTGATCCTAAAATATTTGCATATTCACCATCATTAGCTGTAGATAGTGTGGGGAATATTTATGCGGCATGGATTTCTTCTAAGGACGATATTTCGAATGTTTATTTTGCTAAAAGTATCGATGGTGGATTATCATTTGGCACGGCTATACGTGTAGATGATGGCGATGTGGTTTTATTATATATGAATGGCGTTTCAATTGCTGTGTCAGGAGATGGAAATATATATATTGCGTGGACAAGTAAACAGAACGGTAAGTATGGCGTGTATTTATCTAGAAGCAATGATGGTGGCATGTCTTTCCAAAAAAGTACAAGAATAAATGATGATACATTATTTACAGATTGTCATGCTTTTAACCCTTCTGTTGCTGTAGACAGAAATGGAATCATTTATGTCGCCTGGCGGTATTGTCATGCGGATACTGAAGGTATCTATTTTTCCAAAAGCATCGATAGCGGGGTTTCATTCGGTACAAATATACGCGTTACAGATACTGATGAAACTACGATGGTATTGACCCCTTCGTTGTGTGTCGATGCACTGGGTAAAATTTATATAGGATGGACAGATGTGCGTGGATATGATTATAATCTATACTTTTCCAGGAGCATTAATGGTGGAATTTCATTTGAAAAAAATATAAGGATTAATAACGTTGGTGAATGTGCGTTTTGTATACCGTCATTAGCTTTGGATAACGATAGTAATGTATATATGGCATGGGAGAAAGGAAGTTCGACTAAGGAATTATATCTTTCCAAAAGTACAGATTGCGGAATTTCATTTGGTTCGCCTGTTAGAGCAAAAGATGGTGATTCATACCATGGCGAGCCTTCTCTTGCTATCAGTCAGAATAATGATATTAACATTTCATGGAACGAATATCGAAACGGAAAGAACGGTATATATTTTGATAAAGGAGTGGACAACTTGAATTCTCCAATTATAATTTCAAATGTCGACAGCGGCAATTTGGATGACCTTATAATCGACTTCGGATCTTCCTATGGTATCTGGATATATTATAACGATTCCACATGGTCTCAACTCAGTTCGATAAGCCCGCAAGCGATGGTCAGAGGGAATATCGACGGGACGGGGTCGGATGATCTGGTTATAGATTTCGGCCCCCAGTATGGTATATGGAGTTATTCTGACGGCTCTACCTGGACGTATATAAGTGACGTAAATTGTGATTCTATGGTAACAGGGGACATCGACGGCGATGATGAAGACGAGGTGATCATAGATTTCGGCGCTCAATATGGCATCTGGTCATACAAAGATGGCAATATCTGGAATAAGGTGAGCGACCTGACCTCCCGGTCGATGGCTGCAGGAGACATCGATGGCGACGGTAAAGAGGATATATTTATCGGATTCGACTCTCAATACGGCTTATGGGTATACAGAGACGGCGGGATGCTGGATAAGATAAGCGATGTCAGCCCTGAGGCAATGGCTATAGGCGAAACAGACAGCGATGGTAAGGATGAGCTTATCATAGATTTTGGTGTTCCATATGGGCTCTGGATATATGAGGATTTTTCCGTATGGACCAATATCTCAAACGTAAGCCCTGTCAGTTTAGCCACCGGTGATATTGACGGGAACGGTAAGGATGATATTGCCATAAACTTCGGGTCTCAATACTGCCTTTGGGTCTATTACGACACTGGGGCATGGGCGCAGATCAGTTCCATAAACCCCGATTATGTAAGTGCGGGATACCTTAATGGGAATGGCCAGGCAGACCTCATAATCGATTTCGGTCCGCAGTATGGTGTCTGGATATATTATGATAACGGTACCTGGGCTCAATTGAACACGGTAAGCCCGTAG